The Anoplopoma fimbria isolate UVic2021 breed Golden Eagle Sablefish chromosome 9, Afim_UVic_2022, whole genome shotgun sequence genome contains the following window.
acaaaacagaaaacattgccACTTAAGAAAAAGATTGGAAACAGGAAAAGTACATTTAGTAATCACAATCTTCCCATCAACGAGGTACTCCAAAAATAATTAACCTGAGCAGaattaagtgtttttctttttcagattgACTtctaaatgtctttgttttttcccctctgttctAGGAGGGACGGACGTACGTGGGCCGAGAGGACGCGTCCACAGAGCAGGACATCAGTGAGTTCGTCAAATgagacgttttttttaaatgttttttttaatcaacaaccAGCAGGGAGTACTTTTAACAAGCTGCAGGGGACGGGTTTTCATACAGGCTTATTACATTTCATTGGAAATCACAGAaaagaaaggggggaaaaaatagggAAATACACATTTGTAAATACACGCCCACATGCATGCTTTTGATATACAAATAATGTgtttgtacattacattacatacatttaatgTTCCAGTAGTCATTATATAAAAGTTGAACAATGTTCTTTCTTCAGAATAGAAAAAGAGAATTGCAATCGGTGCATCTCTACTTTAAATTCTTTTTTCTAGAACATGTATCTTTACCTCTATATTAACACTTTTATgaaagctttttatttgtttccctTTTAAGAACTTTCTCACCCCTCCTCTTTGTTATCACAGGAGCTCTATAActcattattgttattgtgcagaagtggtttgttttttttggcagagaGTAGCATTCATGTGCGATTTCTTCCTCTTGCAGTCCTGCACGGTCTGGACCTGGAGAGTGAACACTGTATGTTTCAGAACCAGAACGGTAAAGTGACTCTGGTGCCGCTCGGCGGAGCTCAGTGTTCAGTGAACGGAGTTCAGGTGACGGAGTCGTCGCAGCTCAACCAAGGTGAGAGCCACGAGGTCGTCTGAAGAGACATTAAGAAAGCCTCTGACATCTCATGAgttctttaaagctgcacacGTTGTGAAACATGAGAACACGTTTAATCCTCACAGGGTGAAAGAGGAATCTGTCCCGGACAGttttcagtttctgttttttgtcgTGTTTCCGTCCAGGTGCTGTTATTCTGCTCGGCAGGACAAACATGTTTCGGTTCAACCATCCGAAGGAGGCGGCCAAGCTGAGGGAGAAACGAAAGGTGAGACTTTAGACCTTCAGAGACCCTGAAGGAAACCTGCTCTCAGGTGAGACAGTAATGTTGTAGACCttctgacctttaacctttcCCCCCCCTCAGAGTGGCCTGCTCTCTACATTGAGCCTCTCTATGACGGATCTGTCTAAGTCCTGTGAGAGCCTCTCCACTGTGATGCTCTACAACCCCGGGTGAGTTCATGAATCCACAAAGAGCATCAGCTGCATGTGGTTATCGGCTCAGACCCTGCAGTGCATCTCCCCTCGGCATCAAACCCCCTACTGGGCTTTAGGTTCTCCATTTTTAAGAGCTGACGTTCAGCTTCTGATCATGTTTATCTGCATCCGTACAGAACTGACAAAGATTAAAATACCGTAGGCGAGATTAAATAAAACGCAACAAAATGTGGCTTAAAAAAAGTCCTCCTGATAGCTCAAAATGAATGAAGTTCAGGAGTTCGGTTATAAATAGTTCTGTTTATTCACACTTTTAAGAAACGACAGTGACCAGCTATTTTAGGAAACTACTGAGactttttcaaaacataaaactatatatttatgttttcatagatttacatcttcagtaggaaccaaagTCCTACTCAGATTTGATATGCAATATAGATAATGTCTGGGATGCAAGCCAAGGCAACTAGGCTGAACACATTTGGCACACACATCACTAAGGTTAAtatcgtaaaaaaaaatatggccgctcacacaaatatacaacaaCTGCAACCTGCAACAGAATACGCACTGCACactcgcctctctctctctctcgctaaCCGGACACACTTGCATACGCTTGAAAGAGGCAGACCTTGGCTTGGCTTCTTCTCATTACCGTCCTGTTATCCTAGAAGAGGAGAGACGATGTCCTGCTTTAACTAAGGTTCTCACGAAATGAATACTAGAACACATTTTTCCAAAGGTGGTCCAATTAGGGCTGCATCTCTGTCTGGCTGTGACATCTATATCTCGCTCTCACGATTCATATtggtgaataaatgttttgcatttagtgacaattgcaagtgacaaataaacttttttattgaGGCTTTCTCTGGGTCAgtcaagtttttatttaaattttttaacaCTGGTCTTGGAGCTAAAACCtacacacaggaagtgaaagtgtttttgattttgatctGAACATGAGATTTGTTGACAACAACAAACGtatagaaaaaaatagcagCCAAGTATATTGTGAACTCTACCGCGAGtattcatgctccccagaggatgaaccacCTCCATTGTGGACACTACATGAGTTTACCTTTAGTGCCACCTTCAGGACAAATATTTCTAGTTGCTGGATTGTGatatgactgtttttatgatATGTTATATACATTGTTACATGAGGATGAACCCCCCCTGAGCTTTATTGCCACCATCAGGACAAATGTTTCCTCTAATTGTTAGCTcttgtcaaaaaatatataatataagtgATTCAAGGattattttcacacaaatgtaaagagagatttgtttgtttgttgtccgCTCTCTGTAAGGCAGCAGTGTGTTTTGTTAGATTATTAAGAGCACAGTTTCCTTTCATCTGTGCACACTTTATGTGAGTGATTTATCTCTAATCAACCTCGTCCTGTTGACAGTCTCTTCACTGAGAAGGGCCCCGTCTTCCTCAGGTAGACTCAGCCGTCCACTTCCTGTCTAACTGTCCCGtttctgacacaaacacatatgttGACTTGTCCAGTCTCTCAACCTGACACctcattgtgtttattttttattttttattattattttgcacGCCATCTCGCTGCTTCTGTCTCCATTTAGACATCTGAGAGTAGAGAATGTATCGTCGCTTTTTTTCACATCGCCCTGGCATTTCATTTGAAGCCTGTCATTTTGTGCTGAAAGATTCTTTCACTAAGTGCATTTTACTAGCTGTGGTGTTGAATGTTGATGTGTCTCAGtgttgttggttgtttttatgagagtaaagaaggaaaaaaaaaaaaggtgacaaagGTTTTTCTGTTCTCAGGCTGGAGTTTGAGAGACAGCAGCGAGAAGAGCTGGAAAAACTGGAGCTGAAAAGGTACAAGAGGCTCAAAAGTGACTGAGAGACTTGACCATGAGCTCATAAACAGGATTGTTTCAGTTTAATTTCATCACATCTATACTCTGCATTAAATCTTGTGATCAAATCTGAATCCTTTCTAATCTAATTTTAATTTACTACAGTTTAAAGgtataaataaactttaaaaaattcCAAAAAATTCAATCATGTTGGAGTTGGTAGcacaatatattaaatgttctgagtatttaactttaaagaatacaaaaatCCTATATTTAGAAATGCTTTTCTTCACCCAAAAAACTATTAAGATATCACAACTACAGTACagtaacacattttttgttgtgtCTGTAGGTATATCTTTGCACTTTATTATTTACAACTGAAACACTTGACTTGAATAtagactttcatttcatttatttaagaaaacaaatatttttatacacTTATTTTAGGCAAACGTGTGGACAAAATAGTCCAATCTAAGTCAAATGAAGATATCATAATTTTACATTGTATGTTAAACATGCCCCACTTTTTGTTGTCGCTTTAGGAGGCTGATCACAGAGATGGAGGCAAAGCACCAGAGTGAGAAGGTCGAGCTGGAGCGCCTCCAGCAGGAGGTGGAGAGTCAGCGTAAGGAGTCGCAGGAGGTGCAGCAGCGGATCCTCCATCAGGAGGAGAGCCTCCGCCGCCGCAGCCAGGACATCGAGAGCCGCCTGCGAGACTTCCTGGCCGAGAAGGAGCGCTTTGAGGAGGAGAGACGCTCAGAGGTCCACGGGGAGGAGCCCCATCaggagaaacagcagcaggagggtGAAGCAGAAGAGCAGCTGGACGAGGAGCAGCTGGACGAGGAGCAGAGGCTGCAGCAGGAGGCCGCCGAGCAGACGGAGATCTACCGCGAGCTGGAGAGACTAAAGAGGGAGCGCGAGGAGCAGAAGGTGCGTCTGGAGACGGAGCGGCGgcggctggaggaggaggagcgggagCAGCTGAGCCTGGTGGGGcggctggaggagcagctgagagagaaacacGAGGCAGCCACCACCCTGCTGACCCGGGAGGATGCCCGCCGCCTGGAGGAGGAACGCCGAGCCCTGGCTGAGATCAGAGAAGCCCTCCTCCGCGCCAAAGAGACTGCTGAGCGGCCAGATGTGGAGGGCGCCGGCGAGGAGGCGAGATCCGCCCAGGCGCGATACACAGACTTCAAGGAGGCGCAAGTGAAGGAGCTGGGCCAGCTGGAGGAGGGGCTCTGTCAGCAGAGGGAGCGCCTGGAGAAGGAGGTGGCCGCTGAGCGTAGTACACTGCTGCACCTCTCCCATGGACTCAAAGAGCGACATCAGCACCTGAAGGAGACGAAGGAGACGAAGGAGAAAGGGGCGCAGGACGCCACGGCTGTCTgccaggaggagcagctggtcAAACAGGCGGAGCACAGACTGCAGTTTAAGGAGCGCCAGCTGGCCAGCGTGGCCGATGGTCTTCTCCCCGCGCTGGCCGAGGAGAAGCAGAGGGCCGCCGAGATGCTGGAGCGCAGCGGCGGCGGCAACAACGGGAACTGCGACAGCCCGCCGGGGCTCGACAACACGCTGTTCCAGGTggagaaggagctggaggacaaagaggagaaacTGAACCTCCACTTGCTCGGCgcccagcagctccagcagctaCAGGAGACCTACGAGTTCACGGCCAACGTGGCGCggcaggaggagaaggtgaggaggaaggagaaggagatcCTGGAGTCTaaggagaagcagcagagggaggggaTGGAGCAGGCGGTGGCCCGGCTGGAGAGGAGGCACTCGGCCCTGAGGCGCAGCGTCTCCCTGGAGCCCGACAGCGAGGAGCAGAGACACAAAAGCTCGACCATCAAGAACCTGAGGATGGGGGCCGACCTGGACCAGCAGAGGTCAGGgtctttaataaaacaaagttatacaatatatataacaaaattaTAAACCTGCATGATTAACCTGGtagtcctttttaaaatgtaaagacaaCTTGACAATTTATTAAAGGCAGCTCTTATGTTGTTCTTCGCGCTCCAAAActccataaaccaacctccttATTGCAATAACTATAAACTcttatctcatattcatgggctactttattgccttttatTCAAGccatgtaaagaaagaagtcaagtgtTAACACATTAtaaggaaaataatattaaatatcctgtaaacaatttagatttttggtggtaaaatatttactcaagtgtagatttttaagacctcctgtttctaaagcatctaaagaATGAATTGACTTTCTCAAACATGTTGGTGGTGCTTTTTTATAGAATTCTATCTGTGACAATGATGTCTAACAAAACCCTGAGCGTGGGCAGCGGGTGCCTAGTTACAAAAATATGAACTACACTGGAAACAAACAATAATCTTTTgtcaaacaatacaaatattgtgcatttaagatgctgaatgaataataacaaataatacattcaaGAAACTCATTGTTTCCACTTGATCAAATGAAAAATCTTTCTCTCTAGAGTTGAGCGGGAGATCCAGAAGCTGAGACAGCGGATCAGCGAAGGAGAAGAGAACCACAGGAGTCACTCCGTCAGTAACGATGAGAAGACGAGTCACAGCAGCTCTCCGGTCAGCCACATCCAGAGTCTGAACACTCTGCTGCCGCTGTCAGATGACAGGTACACCGTCGTCAACAAATATTAACTTTAATCCTTTTCCCCACGCTGGAAATCAATACTTTTGTACACCCTGTTACTGATCTTTCCATCAACAGTTTGGGTCCTTATTAATTTGTTGTTGCTTCCTCGTTCTTATTGGTTGTAGGATAAATGCGTACATTGAAGAGGAAGTCCAACGAAGGTTACGCAAGATGAATCTTCTCAATGGAAGCAGCAGCAACATGgatctgtctctgtcctctgaaTCACTCAGGGTAAGAAAATGTCCCTCACACTGACTCAAAAACAGCTTTATCCCCACAGACCTTCACTCTGATGAACACTTAACATCAGTCACACAGTAAAACATCCACTTACTTCCCATATAGGTGATATTCT
Protein-coding sequences here:
- the kif16ba gene encoding kinesin-like protein KIF16B isoform X3; the protein is MASVRVAVRVRPMNRREKDLTAKCIIKMEGTKTSITNLKIPDGIAADSTRDRTKTFTYDFSYDSSDCKSSTFVSQEKVFKDLGSDVLRAAFEGYNACVFAYGQTGSGKSYTMMGNPGDAGLIPRFCEGLFSRIAAATRWDEASFRTEVSYLEIYNERVRDLLRRKSTQTYNLRVREHPKDGPYVEDLSKHLVQNYSDVEELMEAGNINRTTASTSMNDVSSRSHAIFTINFTQAKFDAEMPSETVSKIHLVDLAGSERADATGATGVRLKEGGNINKSLVTLGNVISALADMTQDGVNTNLKKRAVFVPYRDSVLTWLLKDSLGGNSKTIMIATVSPADVNYGETLSTLRYANRAKNIINKPTINEDCNVRLIRELRAEIARLKALLIQGNQIALLDSPTALSMEEKLHQNEARVLELTKEWTNKWNETQNILKEETLALRKEGIGVVLDSDLPHLIGIDDDLLSTGIILYHLKEGRTYVGREDASTEQDIILHGLDLESEHCMFQNQNGKVTLVPLGGAQCSVNGVQVTESSQLNQGAVILLGRTNMFRFNHPKEAAKLREKRKSGLLSTLSLSMTDLSKSCESLSTVMLYNPGLEFERQQREELEKLELKRRLITEMEAKHQSEKVELERLQQEVESQRKESQEVQQRILHQEESLRRRSQDIESRLRDFLAEKERFEEERRSEVHGEEPHQEKQQQEGEAEEQLDEEQLDEEQRLQQEAAEQTEIYRELERLKREREEQKVRLETERRRLEEEEREQLSLVGRLEEQLREKHEAATTLLTREDARRLEEERRALAEIREALLRAKETAERPDVEGAGEEARSAQARYTDFKEAQVKELGQLEEGLCQQRERLEKEVAAERSTLLHLSHGLKERHQHLKETKETKEKGAQDATAVCQEEQLVKQAEHRLQFKERQLASVADGLLPALAEEKQRAAEMLERSGGGNNGNCDSPPGLDNTLFQVEKELEDKEEKLNLHLLGAQQLQQLQETYEFTANVARQEEKVRRKEKEILESKEKQQREGMEQAVARLERRHSALRRSVSLEPDSEEQRHKSSTIKNLRMGADLDQQRVEREIQKLRQRISEGEENHRSHSVSNDEKTSHSSSPVSHIQSLNTLLPLSDDRINAYIEEEVQRRLRKMNLLNGSSSNMDLSLSSESLRDDEKLQTINPRRLKYEHLVGRPLGSSSDGLQEPVKISIPRYVLRGQGKDEHFEFEVKITVMDEMWTVFRRYSRFREMHKSLKLKYPELAALEFPPKKLFGNRDERMIAERRNHLERYLRNLFRVMLSSSSSPLRADEDGSGFHLTKHAICEFSPFFKKGVFEYSSHGTG
- the kif16ba gene encoding kinesin-like protein KIF16B isoform X2, whose amino-acid sequence is MASVRVAVRVRPMNRREKDLTAKCIIKMEGTKTSITNLKIPDGIAADSTRDRTKTFTYDFSYDSSDCKSSTFVSQEKVFKDLGSDVLRAAFEGYNACVFAYGQTGSGKSYTMMGNPGDAGLIPRFCEGLFSRIAAATRWDEASFRTEVSYLEIYNERVRDLLRRKSTQTYNLRVREHPKDGPYVEDLSKHLVQNYSDVEELMEAGNINRTTASTSMNDVSSRSHAIFTINFTQAKFDAEMPSETVSKIHLVDLAGSERADATGATGVRLKEGGNINKSLVTLGNVISALADMTQDGVNTNLKKRAVFVPYRDSVLTWLLKDSLGGNSKTIMIATVSPADVNYGETLSTLRYANRAKNIINKPTINEDCNVRLIRELRAEIARLKALLIQGNQIALLDSPTALSMEEKLHQNEARVLELTKEWTNKWNETQNILKEETLALRKEGIGVVLDSDLPHLIGIDDDLLSTGIILYHLKEGRTYVGREDASTEQDIILHGLDLESEHCMFQNQNGKVTLVPLGGAQCSVNGVQVTESSQLNQGAVILLGRTNMFRFNHPKEAAKLREKRKSGLLSTLSLSMTDLSKSCESLSTVMLYNPGLEFERQQREELEKLELKRRLITEMEAKHQSEKVELERLQQEVESQRKESQEVQQRILHQEESLRRRSQDIESRLRDFLAEKERFEEERRSEVHGEEPHQEKQQQEGEAEEQLDEEQLDEEQRLQQEAAEQTEIYRELERLKREREEQKVRLETERRRLEEEEREQLSLVGRLEEQLREKHEAATTLLTREDARRLEEERRALAEIREALLRAKETAERPDVEGAGEEARSAQARYTDFKEAQVKELGQLEEGLCQQRERLEKEVAAERSTLLHLSHGLKERHQHLKETKETKEKGAQDATAVCQEEQLVKQAEHRLQFKERQLASVADGLLPALAEEKQRAAEMLERSGGGNNGNCDSPPGLDNTLFQVEKELEDKEEKLNLHLLGAQQLQQLQETYEFTANVARQEEKVRRKEKEILESKEKQQREGMEQAVARLERRHSALRRSVSLEPDSEEQRHKSSTIKNLRMGADLDQQRVEREIQKLRQRISEGEENHRSHSVSNDEKTSHSSSPVSHIQSLNTLLPLSDDRINAYIEEEVQRRLRKMNLLNGSSSNMDLSLSSESLREEEEAFDCSSVRLTDEDDEKLQTINPRRLKYEHLVGRPLGSSSDGLQEPVKISIPRYVLRGQGKDEHFEFEVKITVMDEMWTVFRRYSRFREMHKSLKLKYPELAALEFPPKKLFGNRDERMIAERRNHLERYLRNLFRVMLSSSSSPLRADEDGSGFHLTKHAICEFSPFFKKGVFEYSSHGTG